CTGTAGCAGCTTGTAGCCCAAGTGTGATTGGTCTTAACAAGGAAGGGACTCTTGGGCTTCGGGAGGAGGTTCTCTGGCTTATGGGCCTAAAAAATGTCTGCTGAAAGAACTTGTCTGAATTGGGCATATAAGCTTGTAAATGGGACTCCCAAAATCACAATAggattatttcatttttattccaaGATGCTCCTTCTGTTCCACAAATGTCAAATATTTATTGGAGACTGATATATGACCAATCAAAACCAGAGTTTTAAGAACAATAGCTTGACTTcatttcttaaatataaaaatcacaattGTAGCTAATCCAATTTAATTGTTTGGTGGGAAATTAATGTAAGGCTTTCGTAGATTTGAatagtatttattattatgcgtatcataaataaataaataaagatatggTGGCTAATAAGCCActtgtcaaggaaaaaaaattatatataaaaaagattgaaaacaatCACtgttaatattgaagaatgaagataaaaataaaaaaaaaagagtcgcAAATAGTTATattgcagaaaaaaaaataatgttgataAATCACATGTAAAGTAATAAATAGATAAAGtgtaaagttaaaaaaaaaattatttttaaaaattactaaataataaatgaataaggataagaataaaaagaagggtgaaaaaaaaatcaagtaaagtGATAAATAGAATAAATGTAAAGTGATAAACACCCATTGGACAGGCAGAGGGTGAAGATTCGATATTGgtgtcttttttatattattcaatgcAAAAGACCATTGAATAGTCGCTAGGCGACCATGAGGAATGCTTGATGAGCCAATAGCGATTAAACAACTCTCTTCAGTTAACCTACATGAGTATTTAAAAATgagattgtaattgttttttaaagtatattttatttgaaaatatattaaaataatattttttattttttaaaattatttttaacatcaccacattaaaataatttaaatatactaaaatatattaatttaaaataaaataaatagcatttAATGAGCAGGACGGCtcattatcatttaatttaactatgAATTGAGGTTCTTCTCAGATTCCCGTGCTTCCTTGCTTCTTCCTTCTGCTTACAGACCTCCGagtttaaaatacaaaatgactTTGAACTTCTAGCGATGAAACCACGCTCCATTTCCAAGATGgagcaataaattaaaaataattcagcCGAATTAACTTGTTACACTCGAAATCTAAattataacattaaaataatattataaaaaaatatgaaaaatataaagctttatttctcaaataacatattattaaaagataatttttaaaaaaaagttattggagggtaaaattaaaaaaattcaattaaaaataacaaaaaaataaatagttaaccCGAATCAACTTGATAATCCCTCGATATAGATTATGAGATTATGACaaccctgaaaaaaaaaattttaaaaaatcataaagtttaattttataatagtttaatgttaaaagatgaaatcaaacaaaaatcaattagaaaaaacactctaaaaaaataattcaagtcaACTTGTTAGATGATCAatctaaattatgaaattaagataaattcatagaaaataataaaaaaaataaaaagttaaaattataaaaaaagagttaaatatATGagatatgattttgatatataactcaataaaaaaataaaaaaaattataaattttaatttttaaaataatacattaagaaattaaattaagaaaaaaacacgtaaatagtgttttgtgaaagGGATTTAGCCAcgtaattttgagtttttgttaataataataataataatgtatttACTTACGTGTACCCAGAAAGCATGAAAGGTAGAGAGGATCTagtaaaagagaaaacaaatgcCCCGCCCCCCCGAATCTAAgatattatcaataaaaataaataaatagtaataagaaaataaaaaaacactgaaaCAGAAGTATATTACAATAATAATGGGAGACCACAAGGTTGACAAATTCGAAGTCATTGTTTCTTTGagaaagggagaaaaagaagaaaaaaggaagatcTCTCTCTCATTCTTATCTGGGATTGTGGGGATCTTTCTATCTTACTAGCCCTAGCAGATTTGAGCTTCTGTctagtatatataataattcattattcttttttctattgattgtgatttaagatttttcaatGACATTACAAAGGCACCTACCTCCTTTTGTATTTTGCTTCAACTGGGAATTTTTGATATAGTTGCAGTTGAGTTTCAAGggttttctttgaatttgagCTCAAGTTTTGTTATGGGGTGCTGGCGGATGCTGCCATATATAAGGTAAATGttcttgtttgttgttttaatgGATGATTGATTTGGCTGTTTGTTGGTCTCTCTTTTATGCTTTAACCTTAATCCATATACTAATCACGGTCAACTTCCAGTTATTTAAACATGTGTGCATGGCTGTTGTCATGTCGGTCTCTCATTATCTTCccttattcttttcttatttgttagTGGAGGAATATAACCGATTGCTTTTCTTTCCTTGATTATCACAGCTGGAATCACAGGCTTCTGTTTGGAAGATCTTAAAGAAAACTGGAGTTCAGATTATCAATAATGCAGGAATGCTGGTCTACTGGAATTTCAAGTAAGAATTGGCAAGAGTTTCCAGTGCCATCAGTATTTGTTGATCGTTGAAGTTAATAACATTAATTGCAATAGTATTAAGAGATTTATTAGCGTATTTTGTAGTGGTAAGGGTTCTCTGTTCCATTTTTTAGCCATTATATGGTCATGTATAGCTATGAAGCATTACAGTCAGTTTACCTTCGAAATGGGTGTCGAATGTCAATTGAAACTTTCACAGTTCTCATGTTTTGTTTAGATAAGACTTTCCTTATCTCCCTTCCTTACTAAATACACTTGTATTGCCTTTTGTATCAACACAGTGTTTCTTTAAAGCTTGGAAAATGCATTTCCTCAACAACAGGGATAAATGAATTACTTTTGGTGctgtttctaatttattttctaaacttcTTTCAGTACATTGGCTGGCCTATTTCGCCCTACTGTAACATAAATTATGGCAGGCTCTAATGGATCAGCTCACTTAAAGACACTCAGCATGCAAAACACATTTGGAACATTGGCTGTGACTCTTACAACTACTGTACAATAGATTGGACTTGAAGACACTCAGCATGCAAGACCCATTGGTACATTGGATATGACTCTTACAACTACTGTACAATAGACCGGCTCACTTAAAGACACTCAGCATAATATCTGGCTCGGAACACTTGCAACTAGGGAGAAGCTCTCGACGGACAGGTATCTCCGTGGCCTTCTAAGCTGTTGCCTTCATGCTTCTTGCAAACATATTAGGAGTgcatctttatttttgtttgactaTGGAATATAATCTCTCTCCATAATGTATTATATATGgagataaattgtttttcattgactTTATTTATGGACCAGATTTGTCAAGATTTATTCATAATGTGCTAGTTCGTTTCTAGATTGAGCGATGAAGGGGTCTTTTCCTTATGTGGAATATTTACTACAATGTTGATTGGAATTCAATTTCACCAGCGAAACTGAGCATGACATTCGTGTACGAGGAAATAATATGATAATGCAGCTTGTATAACATGGTGGTGGTTCTTTCTATGTATCAGGATTGATGAATGAGGATTTATGTGCTGCaacaaattcttttttcaatgcaACCATACAATATACATGTTACAATATGCAATGAGTTTTATTTGTCAGAATCATGGCCATGATCCTCATCCTGCAGCTTCTTTCCtgtaacaaaaatatatagtgTGGGCTAGTAAATCTTTTTCATTTGTGATAGAAGAAAAAGAGATATCCTTCATATCAGGGTTGGTAGGTTTATTTGGAGTTTTTATTAAGTTGTTTCAGGTGTTTGCAGAAATGGGAACTGAATTTCTGTATAAGATGCATATACCGGGTTATCATTCTACAAGGGATCTGGATGACAGTAGTGGGGATGTTAGATGGCCTTCACATCATGAAAACAAGGCCTTTGGGCAGTACCATGACATGCTTGCTGCAAAGCCAGAAATAGATAGATACTCTGGATATGACAAGGAACACTTGAGGCAAACCATACTGAGGCATGAAAACACATTCAAACATCAGGTATGTTTTATCTCCTCTTTATATTGTTGAGCtataaaattggatttttaCACTTTCTGACCGAGTTCATGAAATATAGTGTAAAAATGCCCTTATTTTgcataaataattgaaattcgATTGAgcataaaataatgtttatgttTATGGAAATTTGATTATGCAGGTCCATGAACTGCACCGGCTTCACAAAATACAAATGGACATAATGAATGAAGTCCGGAGCAAACAATCAGTCATATGCCTTGATCATGTGGGAACATTGCAATCAAATCCTTTTGCCTTTCCACATGAAGGAGACCGAAGGAGGTGTCACAATCCCAGTTTAGGGGCTATGAATTGTCATATACCATCTGCCTCAGGTGCTGATAGTGTCCAATCACATTTTGGTTCCATTAATGTGCAGAACATGCAATCCGGATGTGGCTCAACACACGATGGTTCCAGGCTTAAGGATGAATACAAGCACAAGAAGCTTCAGAGGAGATTATTTGACCTTGAACTGCCTGGTGACAAATACATAAATGATGAAGATGACGCACGCGGGGCATTTGTAGGGTCAGGGGTGGAAACTCACCCTCCAAATTGGAATTGTAACGTTACTTATGAGAAAAATTGCAATATGTCCACCCCAAGTAGTGTGTACTCTGGCTGCAATGGTGATGCTTTTAGTTCCATTACACACTTAAGGAGGACCCCAGGTTTTACAGATTTGAATGAACCTTTCAAGGTTGAGGAAGCACATGGTACAATTTCTTTTGATACTCTAGGCAAGGCTACCTATTCTAAAGAGGAGATACAGGGGCGGGATTTATCTGCAAATTCATCCCCAGGCTTCCAATGTTTGGCCAAGGAAGTTTCTCAAAGACATAAAGAAAAGGATGAGGGAATCAGCCAATGTAATCAGCATTTAGATAAAGAATGGGGAAATAAAGGCCGACCACCTCTTAACTTCAACCCTGGTAAGGACTTGTTAAGCAAGCCActttagagtgttttttttggttgatatcagccaatgatattgttttttttggatGTGCAAATTTGTATCGGTCACTACTTTACAAGTAGCCGAGtagctatgtttttttattcaaaatcattGCTTCACTATTTTTTGTAGCGTGTTTATCATCTTTTGTTGATAAATGGgtgaattgattttcttactTTAAATCCAATGCAACTCAATTCTTTTGAAATTCTTAAATATAGCAAATCAGTTAATCtgtggaattttttttggaaatgaattattaaaaataataagttggAAGGAAAAAGAGTTACTGATTTTCTGGGCATAACCATTTTGTTATTAGACATCCAAAAGCATCAAAGTACTTCTAAGGCAATGGCTCTTCCGAGATTTACATGAATTTTCAGAAACCTATGAGTCCCTGTTCTGAAAGTTCTGAGAAATGTATAAGAAACTTCTCATTGTTATTGATTCCGTACGCATTTTAAGGAATGTCTTTTACTTTCTTATAACAAAGGCAAAAGAAGACTGCATATTTTGTACACTTGAATGTGCTTGCATGTGAAGGTGTGTGTGCTTATTTGTTCACAGATACTGAGTTAACATTATggtattttaaagttatttactTTCTAAGATTACATCATATTCTTCTTTGTGACTGAAGCTTAAAATCTtcaacattaatttttcttttcctttaggTGGTTCAGAATATAAGAGGCACAATTGAAAATTCTCGCAATAAGCTTGTTGCTGTATAGTACTAATTCAGTTTCAACTGATGGTTTGATCTTTTTTTCAGGCCATATAAGCACCAGAACTTTCAATAGAACTTTTTATGGAGAATATTTGCCTACACAAAGTGAATCATTGCATGTTGGCTGCACGAAAGCCCATGAGCCTGATCAGAATAAACCAGAACAATTGAGAAAGAAGACAATTTTTGGTGTAGAAATCTCTGATAGAAATCATGATGCATCTGTTATGTTTTCAGATACACTTCTGCAGCCACCTGCTCCTCCATCTAATGTAGTCAATTCCGAGTCATCCTCCATTTCATCTTGGAAGAAGCCTCCAGCTAGCTCAAGACGGAATGCAATATATGTTCAGGGAAACCCTTGCTTTAATACCTTTCCTGAATCAAATAAGAGTTCAGCAACATTGATTCATTGCCGTGAAGTTTCTACAGATTGGTCGATTGTTAATGAAAAAGTGGATTTTGTTCCAGGTCCTGGAGTTGAATTATCCTATAAAAATGACCTCTGCTTTGTTTCTCAGTTGCAGTCCAAGGAAAAACGAGTTTACCATGCATCAGCTGGTCACTCAAATGGTCACAGTGCTAGTTATTCAGCTTCTGAACTAGCTCCTCAGCATAGGCCTCCAAATAACCCAAGGGGTTCAGGCTGGCTGGATAATATAAAATCTGCAGAGGAAGTAAACCTCAATGCAGTACTTCCAAAAGGTTGCCCAAATGAAGCAATTTCTGATTCAAATCTTATTTCCATTGGTATTCAAAGGAAGGAAGAAATTCCACTAGGAGGGTTATCTTGGCTGAGAGCTATTTCACCTTGTGAAGGAAATTCTTCTGTTGAAATGCCCGACTCTCAAAAGGTGAATTTGGATTCCTTGCAAAGAAAATATGCTGAGCTTTTTGCTTGCGATTCTGGAACAATGAAGGGCCTCAATCAAAACTTTATCCAGGATTCATCATCAGCAACAACTGCGCATGATGCCAAAGACAGAAGAATAGGAGGTGACTGTTCAAGCAATAGGAAGATTCTTGGTGTTCCCATTTTTGAAAAGCACATGTCCAAGGATCAGCCTTCTGCCAGCTCTGGCCTGAAGCCTAGTTGTTGTGTTTCAGAGACTAATGATGCTAGCTTTATCAAAGGTGGGTTACTTCGTACTGATCTGAATCAGGATCCTATGGAATCGGAATCCGTGGAGACCCAAAACACAAAGATTTTAAATGCGGAAAGGCATTCAGTTGATTGTAGAGCTGGCTTAAGACACCCAATTGATTTGAATGTGAGTGTGACTGAAGAAGAGGCTCAAGTGAGTATTTGTTCTCCAAGAACCAAGGATGAGATTGCAATTGAGATAGATTTGGAGGCGCCAGTTGTCCTTGAAAATGAAATAGACATTATATCTGGTGGTGAATTTCTAGAGAGTAAATTTAAAGAACCATTTCAGTCAATAACTGATGAATCCAAGGACTTTCGTGGAGGCTTTTTGATGGCTGCAGCTGAGGCTTTAGTTTCTATCTCATCTTCTGGTGCGTGCAAGTTTCAAGACGATGCTCCATGCCATGACTCACTACAGTGGTTCACAGAGATAGTTTCTTCGTATGAAGGTTACATTGAGAATGATGTAGGATCCATTTCAGTGCACGAGAATATTACTGATTGTGAAGATCCAAAATCAGatgtggttgatttttttgAGTATATGACCTTAAATTTAACTGAAACTGTGGTAGAAGAGCATAATTTTGAGCCAATGGTTTTGGAAAGCATAAAAGATGAAACATCATTGCCAAGACGTCCTCGGAGAGGTCAGGCCAGGAGAGGAAAGCATCGGAAGGACTTTCGAAGAGATGTACTTCCTGGTCTTGTCTGTTTGTCTAGGAATGATGTGACTGAGGATCTTCAGATGATTGAAGGGCTAATCACAGCAACCGGTGGCACTTGGCGGTCAGGTTTGTCACAGAGAAATTCTCCTAAAAGAAAGGCAGGAAGGGGGAGAAAGCGTGCAGCCCCAGCTGCTGCCTCTCCAATAGTAACAGCAGTGAGTCTACCGCAAACTCAGCAACCTGATTGTGGAGAACTGGGACTTGAGGTAACAGGATGGGGAAAGAGGACAAGGCGTCCTCCACGACAGAGATATCCCATTAATAACACTTAACCACAACAAACTAGAGAGCAAGTCATTTAGATTTCAGAAAGGAATTGTCATGCAGCCTGTCAAATTTTCATGCCAGGGAGATTCATATTGCGTGCATGCCTTATTTTCTGAGTCCTTGATTTGGTATGCTTCACTCTTCAGTTTATTGGTGAGCTTGTTTTACTGATGATAAAATAAGTGATACTGGTCTCTACTGACATAAAATGAA
The DNA window shown above is from Populus trichocarpa isolate Nisqually-1 chromosome 4, P.trichocarpa_v4.1, whole genome shotgun sequence and carries:
- the LOC7472618 gene encoding uncharacterized protein LOC7472618; this translates as MGTEFLYKMHIPGYHSTRDLDDSSGDVRWPSHHENKAFGQYHDMLAAKPEIDRYSGYDKEHLRQTILRHENTFKHQVHELHRLHKIQMDIMNEVRSKQSVICLDHVGTLQSNPFAFPHEGDRRRCHNPSLGAMNCHIPSASGADSVQSHFGSINVQNMQSGCGSTHDGSRLKDEYKHKKLQRRLFDLELPGDKYINDEDDARGAFVGSGVETHPPNWNCNVTYEKNCNMSTPSSVYSGCNGDAFSSITHLRRTPGFTDLNEPFKVEEAHGTISFDTLGKATYSKEEIQGRDLSANSSPGFQCLAKEVSQRHKEKDEGISQCNQHLDKEWGNKGRPPLNFNPGHISTRTFNRTFYGEYLPTQSESLHVGCTKAHEPDQNKPEQLRKKTIFGVEISDRNHDASVMFSDTLLQPPAPPSNVVNSESSSISSWKKPPASSRRNAIYVQGNPCFNTFPESNKSSATLIHCREVSTDWSIVNEKVDFVPGPGVELSYKNDLCFVSQLQSKEKRVYHASAGHSNGHSASYSASELAPQHRPPNNPRGSGWLDNIKSAEEVNLNAVLPKGCPNEAISDSNLISIGIQRKEEIPLGGLSWLRAISPCEGNSSVEMPDSQKVNLDSLQRKYAELFACDSGTMKGLNQNFIQDSSSATTAHDAKDRRIGGDCSSNRKILGVPIFEKHMSKDQPSASSGLKPSCCVSETNDASFIKGGLLRTDLNQDPMESESVETQNTKILNAERHSVDCRAGLRHPIDLNVSVTEEEAQVSICSPRTKDEIAIEIDLEAPVVLENEIDIISGGEFLESKFKEPFQSITDESKDFRGGFLMAAAEALVSISSSGACKFQDDAPCHDSLQWFTEIVSSYEGYIENDVGSISVHENITDCEDPKSDVVDFFEYMTLNLTETVVEEHNFEPMVLESIKDETSLPRRPRRGQARRGKHRKDFRRDVLPGLVCLSRNDVTEDLQMIEGLITATGGTWRSGLSQRNSPKRKAGRGRKRAAPAAASPIVTAVSLPQTQQPDCGELGLEVTGWGKRTRRPPRQRYPINNT